In Clavibacter californiensis, the sequence GACCTCGAGCGCCTCGTGCCCGCCCGTCCGACGCGCCAGGCCGCCCGCGCGCTCGGCGCGGCGCTGGCCGTCACCCACGCCGCCGGCGCGCCCGCGTTCGGCTCGCCGCCGGCCGGGCTCGCCGGGCCGGCCTTCATCGGGCGGCAGCCGCTGTCGGTGCGCGACGCGCCCGCCCCGGAGGACGGCGCGGGGGAGGGCTGGGGCGCCTGGTACGCCCGCGAGCGCGTGCTGCCGTACCTCCGCCGCGCGGTCGACGCGGGGAACGTCACCTCGGCCCAGGCCGCCGACGTGGAGCGCGCGTGCGACCTCGTCGCCGACGGCCGGTTCGACGACGAGGCGCCGCCCGCCCGCATCCACGGCGACCTCTGGTCGGGCAACGTGCAGTGGACGGACGCCGGCGCCGTCCTCATCGACCCGGCCGCGCACGGCGGCCATCGCGAGACCGACCTCGCGATGCTCGCGCTCTTCGGCTGCCCCGGCCTCGACGACGTCCTCGGCGCGTACGCGGACACCGGATCCCTCGTCGCCGGGTGGCGCGCCCGCGTGCCGATGCACCAGCTGCATCCGCTCGCCGTCCACGCCGCCTCGCACGGCCCGGCGTACGGCGACGCGCTGCACGACGCGGCCGGGGCGGTGCTCCGGATGTGACGCGGAAGGACGTGCGACCCCCCGGTCAGAAGCGGGTGGGGCTGGTAGCCTCGACCCACCGAGCAGGTACCACAGAGCTCTGCGCAACCGAGACGGGAACCGTGACTCCGCCACCCTCATCCACGCCCTCCGCGACCGAGCCGACCACGGCTGCCGCGCACGACGGCGCCGACGTCGAGCCCGGCGCGTACGACCTCGTCGTCGTGTCCAACCGCCTCCCGGTCGACCGCGTCGTCGCGGCCGACGGCACCACGTCCTGGCGGCACTCGCCGGGCGGACTGGTCACGGCCCTCGAGCCCGTGATGCGCGCCAACGAGGGCGCGTGGGTCGGCTGGCCGGGCATCGCCGACCACGACGTGGAGCCCTTCGTCGACGACGGCATCTCGATCATCCCCGTCACCCTGACCGAGCAGGACCTCGCCGAGTACTACGAGGGCTTCTCGAACGACACGCTGTGGCCGCTGTACCACGACGTCATCGCGCAGCCGAGCTACCACCGCGAGTGGTGGGACACCTACGTGAAGGTCAACCAGCGCTTCGCCGACGCGGCCGCGAAGGCCGCCGCGCCCGGCGCCACGGTGTGGGTGCAGGACTACCAACTGCAGCTCGTGCCGAAGATGCTGCGCGAGCAGCGGCCGGACCTCACCATCGGCTTCTTCAACCACATCCCGTTCCCGCCCTACGGCATCTACTCGCAGCTGCCCTGGCGCACGCAGATCATCGAGGGGCTGCTCGGCGCCGACGTCATCGGCTTCCAGCGCGTGGCCGACGCCGGCAACTTCACGCGCGCGGTCCGGCGGCTGTTCGGGTACACGACCCGCGGATCCACCGTCGACGTGCCCGTGCGCGGCGGCATCCCGCTCACCATCCCCGGCACGAAGCCGTCCAAGCCCGTGCGCGAGCTCCGCACCCGGCAGGTCATCGCGAAGCACTACCCGATCTCGATCGACGCCAGGAGCTACGAGGAGATGGCCAAGGACCCTGCCATCCAGGAGCGCGCCCGCCAGATCCGCGCCGACCTCGGCGACCCGAAGACGATCCTGCTGGGCGTCGACCGCCTCGACTACACGAAGGGCATCGGCCACCGCCTGAAGGCGTTCGGCGAGCTCCTCGCGGACGGCCGCGTGAAGGTGGAGGACGCGACGCTCGTGCAGGTCGCGAGCCCCAGCCGCGAGCGGGTGGAGACGTACAAGCAGCTGCGCGACGAGATCGAGCTCACGGTCGGGCGCATCAACGGCGACTACGGATCCATCAGCCACACGGCCATCAGCTACCTGCACCACGGGTACCCGAAGGAGGAGATGGTGGCGCTGTGCCTCGCGGCCGACGTCATGCTCGTCACCGCGCTCCGCGACGGGATGAACCTGGTCGCCAAGGAGTACGTCGCCACCAAGCACTCGGACGAGGGCGTGCTCGTGCTCAGCGAGTTCGCGGGAGCGGCCGACGAGCTGAAGGCCGCGCTCCTCGTGAACCCGCACGACATCGAGGGCCTCAAGGAGGCGATCCTCCGGGCCATCGAGATGCCGAAGGCCGAGCAGCGCAAGCGCATGCGGTCGCTCCGCAAGCGCGTGTTCGAGAACGACGTGGCGGCCTGGTCGAGCTCGTTCCTGGCCGACCTCGGGCGCACGCACGCCGCCTCGATCCACGAGGGCCCCGACGAAGAGGTCGTCGAGCCCCTCATGGACGAGGGCTGGTAGCGCGCGTGGCCGAGCTGACGACCGACATCCAGGCCAAGGGCGGCCGCGGCTTCCCCGGCCGCCTGTTCGAGGCGCTCACCGAGCTCGCGCGCACGCCGCGCCTGCTCGTCGCGCTCGACTTCGACGGCACGCTCGCCCCGGAGGTCGACGATCCCGAGAAGGCGCGCGCGGTCCCCGAGGCCCGTGCGGCGGTGCTCGCGCTGCTGGCCCTGCCGGAGACGCGCGTCGCGCTCGTCTCGGGCCGCGCGCTGCGCAGCCTCGAGGCCGTGGCGGACCTCCCGGACGACGTGCTGCTCGTCGGGTCGCACGGGGTGGAGATCCGCCTCGACACCGACGACATCGAGCTCACCCTCGACGAGGGCGAGCTCGCCCAGCGCGGCGTCCTCTCCGACGTGCTCGGCCAGGTCGCCGACTCGCTCGACGAGGTGTGGATCGAGGAGAAGCCCGCGGGCTTCGCCCTGCACACGCGCCTCGCCACGGAGAGGCACAGCCGCATCGCGCACCTCGTCGCCACGCAGGAGGCGCACGCGGAGGTCGAGGGCCTCAAGGTCCGCTCGGGCAAGGACGTGCTGGAGTTCAGCGTCCGGCACGCGACCAAGGGCGAGGCGGTCGAGCACCTGCGCAGGTACGCGGAGGCGACGGCCGTCTTCTACGCGGGCGACGACGTCACCGACGAGGACGCGTTCGCCGCGCTCCAGGCCGGCGACCTCGGGCTCAAGAGCGGCACGGGCGCGACGGCCGCGGACTTCCGCGTCGACGGCCCGCACGACGTCGCGCGGGTGCTGCAGGTGCTCGCGGACCTCCGCGCCGAGCCGGTCGTCCATCCCGACTGAGGCGGGCGCCCGGTCTCTCAGGTAGGGCTCAGGTAGACTGGGGAAACAGCCGACTCGCGAGAGGAGACCGAACGTGATCGTCCTCCTCGCGGTGTTCCTTGCGGCCTCGGTCGCCGTACCTCTCCTCGCCCGGGTGATGGGCGTCCGCGCCTTCGTCGTCGCCGCCCTCGTGCCGGCCGCCGCCTTCGTCTACACGGTCGCGCAGGCCCCCGCGGTCCTCCCCGACCACGAGGTCGTCGAGCGCGTGGAGTGGATCCCGTCGCTCGGCATCACGCTCGACATGCGGATGGACGCGCTGTCCTGGCTCCTCTCCCTCGTGGTCACGGGCGTCGGCGCGCTCGTGCTCCTCTACTGCGCGCGCTACTTCCGCAGCTCGGAGGAGGGCCTCGGCCGGTTCGCGGGGCTCCTCGTCGCGTTCGCGGGGGTCATGTTCGGGCTCGTCCTCGCCGACGACGTGTTCGTCCTCTTCACCTTCTGGGAGGCCACGAGCGTCCTCTCCTACCTCCTCATCGGCCACTACACCGGCAAGAAGGCGAGCCGCGGCGCCGCGCTGCAGGCGCTCCTCGTCACCACGGCGGGCGGGCTCGCCATGCTCGTGGGCCTCGTGATCCTGTCGGTCGCCGGCGGCACCACGAGCCTCGCCGCGCTCGTGGCGGATCCGCCCGGCGGCCAGCTGATCCCCGTCGCGGTCGTGCTGATCCTCCTCGGCGCGCTCTCGAAGTCGGCCCTCGTGCCCTTCCACTTCTGGCTGCCCGCCGCGATGGCCGCGCCGACCCCGGTGAGCGCGTACCTGCACGCCGCCGCGATGGTGAAGGCCGGCGTCTACCTCGTCGCCCGCCTCGCGCCCGGCTACGCGGACGTGCCCGGCTGGCGTGTGCTGCTCGTCTCCCTCGGCGTCGCGACGATGCTCGTCGGCGGCTGGCGCGCCCTCAAGCAGATGGACCTCAAGCTCGTCCTCGCGTACGGCACGGTCAGCCAGCTCGGCTTCCTCACGGTCGTGGTCGGCTACGGCACGCGGGACGCCGCGCTCGCGGGCGTCGCCCTGCTGCTCGCGCACGCGCTGTTCAAGGCGACGCTCTTCCTCGTGGTCGGCGTCGTGGACCACCGCGCTGGCACGCGCGACCTGCGCAAGATCAGCGGGCTCGGCCGGAAGGCCCCGGTGCTCGCGGTCATCACGGCCCTCGCGCTCGCGTCGATGGCAGGGCTCCCGCCCTTCCTCGGCTTCGTCGCCAAGGAGGCGGTGCTCACGGCGCTGCTGACCGACGCGGAGCTCGGCGGCGGGCTCGGCTGGGTCGCGCTCGTCGGCGTCTCGGTCGGCTCCTGCCTCACCGTCGCGTACAGCGCGCGCTTCATGTGGGGCGCGTTCGCCCGCAAGCGCGGGGTGGACGAGGTCCAGCCCGTGCACGAGCACCTCGACTTCCTCGTGCCGCCGGCCGTGCTGGCCGCGACCGGCCTCGTGCTCGGCTTCCTCGCCTCGTCCGTCGACGGGTGGATCGCCGGCTACGCCGACACGCTGCCGGCCGTGAGCGCGGGCGCCGCGGGCGAGCCCGACCACACGTACCACCTGGCGCTCTGGCACGGGATCGAGCCCGCGCTCCTCATCTCCGCGGGCACGCTCGTGGTGGGCCTCACCATGTTCCGCCTGCGCGACGCGGTCTTCGCGCTGCAGTCGCGCGTGCCGTCCTGGATCGACGCGGCCCGCATCTACTGGGCGTCGATGCGCCTCATCGACCGGGTCGCCGCGCGCACCACGGCCACGACCCAGCGAGGATCCCTGCCCTTCTACCTCGGCGTGATCCTGCTCGTGCTCATCGGCTCGGTCGGGTCGGCGCTGGCCCTCAACCGGTCGTGGCCCGCCACCGCGGTGCCGTTCGACCACCCCGCGCAGCCCGTGATCGGCATCGTGATGATCGTCGCCGCCATCGCCGCGGCCCGCGCCGGCAAGCGCTTCCAGGCCGTCGTGCTGGTCGGCGTCACGGGCTACGGCATGGCCGCGCTCTTCGCCCTGCACGGCGCGCCCGACCTCGCGCTCACGCAGGTGCTCATCGAGACCATCACGCTGGTCGCCTTCGTCCTCGTGCTCCGTCGGCTGCCCGTGCGGCTGGGGGAGCGGAACCGCTCGGTGCACCCGATCTGGCGCGCGTCCATCGGCATCGCGGTCGCCGTCCTCATGTCCACCGTCGCGGTCGTCGCGCTCGGCGCCCGCGTGGCGTCGCCCATCTCGCTCGAGTTCCCGCGCCTCGCCTACGAGCAGGGCCACGGCAGCAACGTCGTCAACGTCACGCTGGTGGACCTCCGCGGCTGGGACACCATGGGCGAGATCTCGGTGCTCATCGTCGCGGCCACGGGCGTCGCGAGCCTCATCTTCCTCAACCGGCGCACCGACTCGCTGCCGCGGCTGACGGCGCCGTCGCGTCGGAGCCTCATCGCGCGGCTCACGGGACGCCACGACCCGCAGGACCGCCAGGCGCCGCTCGAGGTCGAGGCCGGCGCCGACGGCCCGCGCATGGACGCGCGCGAGGCCATCAAGGACTCGCGCCGCGACCAGCGCAGCCCCTGGCTCCTCGCCGGCCGCACGCTCGCGCCGCAGAACCGGTCGATCCTCCTCGAGGTCGTCGTCCGGCTCCTCTTCCACAGCCTCATCGTCGTGTCGGTGTACCTGCTCTTCTCCGGCCACAACCTGCCGGGCGGCGGCTTCGCCGGCGGTCTCCTCGCGGGCATGGCCCTCGTCGCCCGGTACCTCGCCGGCGGCCGCTACGAGCTCGGCGCGGCGGCGCCCGTGGACGCGGGCCGGGTGCTCGGCACGGGCCTCGTCTTCGCGGTCGGCACGGCCATCGTCCCGTTGGTCTTCGGCGCCGACGCCCTCACCTCCACCTGGATCGACACCGAGGTGCCGTTCGTCGGCCACGTCGAGTTCGTGACGAGCACCTTCTTCGACGTCGGCGTCTACCTCGTCGTCGTGGGCCTCACGCTCGACGTGCTCCGCAGCCTCGGCGCGGAGGTCGACCGCCAGGAGGAGAGCGACAAGACGATCGAGCAGGGGGCGGACGGCATGGAGACCGAGCAGGGGGTGAGCGTGTGAGCGTCTCCGTCACCCTCATCGTGATCATGGCCGCGCTGTACGCCACGGGCATCTACCTCATGCTCGAGCGCAGCATGACGCGCGTGCTCCTCGGCTTCCTGCTGGTGGGCAACGCGACCAACATCCTCATCCTCATCATGTCCGGCCGCGTGGGCCTCGCGCCCATCTACGATCCCGACGTGGATCCGTCGGAGTACGCCGACCCGCTGCCGCAGGCCCTCATCCTCACGGCCATCGTCATCACCTTCGGCGTCTCGGCCTTCCTCATGGCGCTCATCTACCGCTCCTGGCGCCTGGCCAACGCCGACGTCGTCACGGACGACGAGGACGACCTCGCCATGCGCGGCCCCCGCACGGGCCTCGGCGAGGAGCCCACCGTCCCGGACGACGACGACACCGAGTTCGGGACCAACGCCGAGGCCGCCATCGCCTCCGCCCGGAAGCTCCGCGACAACCGGTCCGACCTGGAAGAAGCCATCGACGACTCCGCCGACGACGACGACCACCGCGACTTCCGCACGCAGCGCGCCGCGAAGGAGAGGGGGGACGACCGATGACGATCTTCCAGACCCTGATCCCGCTCGTCGTGCTCGTGCCCCTGCTGGGAGCGGCCGCCGCGCTCGTCGCCGCGCGCCAGCGCCGCCTGCAGGTCGCCGTGTCGGTCCTCGCGCTCCTGGCCGTCGTCGTGATCAGCGCGGTGCTGCTCGTGCTGGTGGACCAGCAGGGCGGCCAGTCCGTCGAGGTCGGCGGGTGGGCGGCACCCTTCGGCATCGTGCTCGTGGTCGACCGCCTGTCGGCCCTCATGCTGCTGATCTCGTCGATCGTGCTGCTCGCGGTCCTCATGTTCTCGATCGGCCAGGGCCTCGAGGACGGCGACGGCGAGACGCCGGTGTCGATCTACAACCCCACGTACCTGATCCTCGCGGCCGGCGTCTTCAACGCGTTCGTGGCGGGCGACCTCTTCAACCTCTACGTCGGGTTCGAGATCCTGCTCGTGGCGAGCTACGTGCTGCTGACGCTCGGCGGCACGGAGGCACGCATCCGGGCGGGCGTCACCTACATCGTCGTCAGCCTCGTCTCGTCGATGCTCTTCCTCGCGTCCATCGCGATGATCTACGGCGCCCTCGGCACGGTCAACATCGCGCAGATCTCGGTGCGGCTCGACGAGATCCCGCCGGACGTGCAGCTGATCCTGCACATCATGCTGCTGGTCGCGTTCGGCATCAAGGCGGCCGTCTTCCCGCTGTCGTTCTGGCTGCCGGACTCCTACCCGACGGCGCCCGCGCCCGTCACCGCGGTGTTCGCGGGGCTCCTCACCAAGGTCGGCGTCTACGCGATCCTCCGCACCGAGACGGTCATGTTCCCCACGGACCAGCTCTCCACGGCGCTCATGGTCGTGGCCGCGCTGACGATGGTGATCGGCATCCTCGGCGCGGTGGCGCAGGCGGACATCAAGAGGCTGCTCTCGTTCACGCTCGTGAGCCACATCGGCTACATGATCTTCGGCATCGCGCTCAACACCGTGGCCGGCATGACGGCGACCATCTACTACGTGATCCACCACATCGTCGTGCAGACGACGCTCTTCCTCGCCTCCGGGCTCATCGAGCGGACGGGCGGCAGCACGTCGATCAACCGGCTCGGCGGGCTGCTCAAGGCGGCGCCGGTCATGGCGATCCTGTTCTTCATCCCCGCGCTCAACCTCGGCGGCATCCCGCCGTTCTCGGGCTTCATCGGCAAGGTCGCGCTGTTCGACTCCGGCGCCGAGGTCGGCGGCTGGCTCACCTACGCGGTCATCGCGGCGGGCGCGGCCACGAGCCTGCTCACCCTCTACGCCCTCGCCCGCGTCTGGAACATGGCGTTCTGGCGCGGCGCGGAGGAGGTCGAGGACTACGAGTCGCCCCTGCTCGACCAGCTCTCCGAGCGGCCGGGCGGCGAGGCGACGACCACCGTGCGGAAGACGCCCGTGCTCATGACGGGCGCGACGGCCGGCATGGTCGTCGTCAGCGTCGCGCTCACGGTCTTCGCGGGTCCCGTGTACGCCCTGGCCGAGCGCGCGGGGGAGAGCCTGACCGGGCCCGGATCCGGCAACGGATCCGGCGAGCTCGGCTACGTCGAGACCGTGTTCCCGGGAGGCATCCGATGACCCCGCGTCGCGCCAGGGCCCGCGCCGAGCGGCTGTCGCTGCTCGTGCAGCTGCCGCTGCTCGTCTGGCTCGTCATCCTCTGGCTGCTGCTCTGGGGGCACGTCACCGTCATCTCGGTGGTCACCGGCATCGTGCTCGCGCTCCTCGTGACGCGCGTGTTCTACCTGCCGCCCGTCGAGCTGTCCGGACGGTTCGACATCCGCTGGGCGGCGATCCTGCTCGGGCACTTCGCCGGCGACCTCGTGCGCGCGTCGTTCCAGGTCGCGGCCATGGCGTTCGACTGGCGCCGCGTTCCGGTCAACTCGGTCATCGCGGTGCACCTGCACACCCGCAGCGACTTCGTCATGACGCTCACGGCCGAGCTCGTGTCGCTCGTGCCGGGATCCATCGTCGTCGAGGCCGACCGGGAGCGCTCGATCCTGTACCTGCACGCGCTCGGCACCTCCACCCCGGAGGACGTGGAGCGCGTGCGGGAGACGACGCTGCAGGTCGAGAGCCGCATCGTCTTCACGCTCGGCACCGCGGACGACGTGTGGCGCGTCAACCGCGAGCGGCGCGAGACCGGCCGCGAGCCGCTGCTGCAGACCCGCAGGCAGCGCGCCCACGAGCTGGTGCGCGACCGCGACCTCGAGGCCGGGCTCATCACCA encodes:
- a CDS encoding fructosamine kinase family protein, encoding MAAAGSDRHGDADAFRKERPDAPRGFFEAEAAGLAWLAEAEPGGGARIVRVIDVAPGRIDLERLVPARPTRQAARALGAALAVTHAAGAPAFGSPPAGLAGPAFIGRQPLSVRDAPAPEDGAGEGWGAWYARERVLPYLRRAVDAGNVTSAQAADVERACDLVADGRFDDEAPPARIHGDLWSGNVQWTDAGAVLIDPAAHGGHRETDLAMLALFGCPGLDDVLGAYADTGSLVAGWRARVPMHQLHPLAVHAASHGPAYGDALHDAAGAVLRM
- a CDS encoding alpha,alpha-trehalose-phosphate synthase (UDP-forming); protein product: MTPPPSSTPSATEPTTAAAHDGADVEPGAYDLVVVSNRLPVDRVVAADGTTSWRHSPGGLVTALEPVMRANEGAWVGWPGIADHDVEPFVDDGISIIPVTLTEQDLAEYYEGFSNDTLWPLYHDVIAQPSYHREWWDTYVKVNQRFADAAAKAAAPGATVWVQDYQLQLVPKMLREQRPDLTIGFFNHIPFPPYGIYSQLPWRTQIIEGLLGADVIGFQRVADAGNFTRAVRRLFGYTTRGSTVDVPVRGGIPLTIPGTKPSKPVRELRTRQVIAKHYPISIDARSYEEMAKDPAIQERARQIRADLGDPKTILLGVDRLDYTKGIGHRLKAFGELLADGRVKVEDATLVQVASPSRERVETYKQLRDEIELTVGRINGDYGSISHTAISYLHHGYPKEEMVALCLAADVMLVTALRDGMNLVAKEYVATKHSDEGVLVLSEFAGAADELKAALLVNPHDIEGLKEAILRAIEMPKAEQRKRMRSLRKRVFENDVAAWSSSFLADLGRTHAASIHEGPDEEVVEPLMDEGW
- the otsB gene encoding trehalose-phosphatase; its protein translation is MAELTTDIQAKGGRGFPGRLFEALTELARTPRLLVALDFDGTLAPEVDDPEKARAVPEARAAVLALLALPETRVALVSGRALRSLEAVADLPDDVLLVGSHGVEIRLDTDDIELTLDEGELAQRGVLSDVLGQVADSLDEVWIEEKPAGFALHTRLATERHSRIAHLVATQEAHAEVEGLKVRSGKDVLEFSVRHATKGEAVEHLRRYAEATAVFYAGDDVTDEDAFAALQAGDLGLKSGTGATAADFRVDGPHDVARVLQVLADLRAEPVVHPD
- a CDS encoding Na+/H+ antiporter subunit A, whose protein sequence is MIVLLAVFLAASVAVPLLARVMGVRAFVVAALVPAAAFVYTVAQAPAVLPDHEVVERVEWIPSLGITLDMRMDALSWLLSLVVTGVGALVLLYCARYFRSSEEGLGRFAGLLVAFAGVMFGLVLADDVFVLFTFWEATSVLSYLLIGHYTGKKASRGAALQALLVTTAGGLAMLVGLVILSVAGGTTSLAALVADPPGGQLIPVAVVLILLGALSKSALVPFHFWLPAAMAAPTPVSAYLHAAAMVKAGVYLVARLAPGYADVPGWRVLLVSLGVATMLVGGWRALKQMDLKLVLAYGTVSQLGFLTVVVGYGTRDAALAGVALLLAHALFKATLFLVVGVVDHRAGTRDLRKISGLGRKAPVLAVITALALASMAGLPPFLGFVAKEAVLTALLTDAELGGGLGWVALVGVSVGSCLTVAYSARFMWGAFARKRGVDEVQPVHEHLDFLVPPAVLAATGLVLGFLASSVDGWIAGYADTLPAVSAGAAGEPDHTYHLALWHGIEPALLISAGTLVVGLTMFRLRDAVFALQSRVPSWIDAARIYWASMRLIDRVAARTTATTQRGSLPFYLGVILLVLIGSVGSALALNRSWPATAVPFDHPAQPVIGIVMIVAAIAAARAGKRFQAVVLVGVTGYGMAALFALHGAPDLALTQVLIETITLVAFVLVLRRLPVRLGERNRSVHPIWRASIGIAVAVLMSTVAVVALGARVASPISLEFPRLAYEQGHGSNVVNVTLVDLRGWDTMGEISVLIVAATGVASLIFLNRRTDSLPRLTAPSRRSLIARLTGRHDPQDRQAPLEVEAGADGPRMDAREAIKDSRRDQRSPWLLAGRTLAPQNRSILLEVVVRLLFHSLIVVSVYLLFSGHNLPGGGFAGGLLAGMALVARYLAGGRYELGAAAPVDAGRVLGTGLVFAVGTAIVPLVFGADALTSTWIDTEVPFVGHVEFVTSTFFDVGVYLVVVGLTLDVLRSLGAEVDRQEESDKTIEQGADGMETEQGVSV
- a CDS encoding Na(+)/H(+) antiporter subunit C; this encodes MSVSVTLIVIMAALYATGIYLMLERSMTRVLLGFLLVGNATNILILIMSGRVGLAPIYDPDVDPSEYADPLPQALILTAIVITFGVSAFLMALIYRSWRLANADVVTDDEDDLAMRGPRTGLGEEPTVPDDDDTEFGTNAEAAIASARKLRDNRSDLEEAIDDSADDDDHRDFRTQRAAKERGDDR
- a CDS encoding Na+/H+ antiporter subunit D codes for the protein MTIFQTLIPLVVLVPLLGAAAALVAARQRRLQVAVSVLALLAVVVISAVLLVLVDQQGGQSVEVGGWAAPFGIVLVVDRLSALMLLISSIVLLAVLMFSIGQGLEDGDGETPVSIYNPTYLILAAGVFNAFVAGDLFNLYVGFEILLVASYVLLTLGGTEARIRAGVTYIVVSLVSSMLFLASIAMIYGALGTVNIAQISVRLDEIPPDVQLILHIMLLVAFGIKAAVFPLSFWLPDSYPTAPAPVTAVFAGLLTKVGVYAILRTETVMFPTDQLSTALMVVAALTMVIGILGAVAQADIKRLLSFTLVSHIGYMIFGIALNTVAGMTATIYYVIHHIVVQTTLFLASGLIERTGGSTSINRLGGLLKAAPVMAILFFIPALNLGGIPPFSGFIGKVALFDSGAEVGGWLTYAVIAAGAATSLLTLYALARVWNMAFWRGAEEVEDYESPLLDQLSERPGGEATTTVRKTPVLMTGATAGMVVVSVALTVFAGPVYALAERAGESLTGPGSGNGSGELGYVETVFPGGIR
- a CDS encoding Na+/H+ antiporter subunit E, encoding MTPRRARARAERLSLLVQLPLLVWLVILWLLLWGHVTVISVVTGIVLALLVTRVFYLPPVELSGRFDIRWAAILLGHFAGDLVRASFQVAAMAFDWRRVPVNSVIAVHLHTRSDFVMTLTAELVSLVPGSIVVEADRERSILYLHALGTSTPEDVERVRETTLQVESRIVFTLGTADDVWRVNRERRETGREPLLQTRRQRAHELVRDRDLEAGLITTTGEELS